In the Sarcophilus harrisii chromosome 3, mSarHar1.11, whole genome shotgun sequence genome, one interval contains:
- the TMSB4X gene encoding thymosin beta-4 encodes MSDKPDMAEIQKFDKSKLKKTETQEKNPLPSKETIEQEKQAGES; translated from the exons ATGTCTGACAAACCAGATATGGCCGAGATTCAGAAATTCGATAAGTCTAAATTGAAGAAGACAGAAACACAAGAGAAAAATCCACTGCCTTCAAAAGAAA caattgaACAGGAGAAGCAAGCGGGTGAATCGTAA